One genomic segment of Stigmatopora argus isolate UIUO_Sarg chromosome 18, RoL_Sarg_1.0, whole genome shotgun sequence includes these proteins:
- the LOC144093113 gene encoding uncharacterized protein LOC144093113, translating into MARFLGNLGEYEAVKEDFESYLERFEQWMIINEVEEGKKTNVFLSIIGAEAYGLLKHLCIPEKPSSLSYEVLSGRLASHYNPKPLVIAERFKFQKRNQRENESVSDYIVALKQLSSHCEFGLQLDEAMRDRFVCGLRVEAIQRRLLTEQDLTFKKTCELSLSMEMASKSTLEFASKMEEPATLNKIDQEKTSKSAWKYQPATSDWKSKTTSGKFGPQRRENHQPCYRCGLSNHAAHECRYKGETCYKCSKVGHIARMCKTKNWQGHTQYVKGNKNETTGNADDELWESYRLNAVYPTNAVGNWRKEMTVQVILEGTPLEMQLDTGAAVTLVSEIVYKKHLSHLPLEVSKVQLSTFSGENIPLRGQVTAKVKYGTQSGKLPLVIVKGDRPALLGRNWLQNFKLDWARIFSVIPARGGNDADEEYGDSKPKKVCAVPREQKHKRSKDSQDESEDSEEKLPKTKNDSADDFGSDDQDNDFGEEDEDGGSDYKETKGHNNYAAQAS; encoded by the exons atggccagattcctgggaaatctcggcgaatacgaggcagttaaagaagattttgaatcttacttggaacgttttgagcaatggatgatcatcaacgaagtggaggaaggtaaaaaaaccaacgtgttcctgtctataattggTGCAGAGGCTTACGGATTGTTAAAacacctttgcataccagagaagcctagtagcctctcatatgaggtgctaagtggaagattagcatctcattacaacccgaaaccgctggtgatcgcggagcgattcaagtttcaaaagaggaatcagagagagaacgagtctgtgtcggattatatcgtggcgttgaagcagctatccagccactgcgaatttggtctccagttggatgaagcaatgagagacagatttgtttgtggattgagagtggaagctattcagagaagattactcacggagcaagatctaacatttaaaaaaacatgtgaactgtcattgtccatggagatggcatcaaagagtacgttggagttcgctagcaaaatggaagaacctgccacattaaataagattgaccaggaaaagacaagcaaaagtgcgtggaaataccaaccagccaccagcgattggaaaagtaaaaccacaagtggaaaattcggaccacagagaagagaaaatcatcaaccctgttacagatgtggactaagcaaccacgccgctcatgaatgcaggtataaaggagagacatgttacaagtgttcaaaagtaggacacatagcaaggatgtgtaaaactaaaaattggcaaggacacacgcagtatgtaaaaggaaataaaaatgagacaacaggaaatgcggatgatgaactgtgggagtcatatcgcttgaatgccgtgtatcccacaaatgctgtcgggaattggaggaaggaaatgacagtacaggtcatattagaaggaactcctctcgagatgcaactggacacaggagcagctgtaacactggtttcagaaattgtgtataagaagcatctctctcatctgcctttggaagtaagtaaagtgcagctgtcaactttttccggagagaacattcctttgaggggacaagtgacggccaaggtaaaatatgggacccagagtgggaagctaccattagtgatcgtaaaaggtgacagaccagccctacttggccgtaactggctccaaaacttcaaactggactgggcacgcatcttctccgttataccagcaaggggcggtaacgatgcagatgaggagtatggtgactcaaagcccaagaaagtgtgtgcagtaccccgtgagcaaaagcacaagcgctccaaggattcacaggatgaaagtgaggactccgaggaaaaactccccaaaaccaaaaatgattcagcagatgactttggtagtgatgaccaagacaacgactttggagaggaagatgaagacggaggaagtgactaca aagaaacaaaaggtcacaataactatgcagcacaggctagctaa
- the adprm gene encoding manganese-dependent ADP-ribose/CDP-alcohol diphosphatase gives MEDSGNREPLFTFGVIADIQYADMDDGFNFLRTKRRYYRNSLGLLRQAQESWSHSATCPTFIVQMGDIIDGFNKSHGNSCQALERVLEEFSLSAIEVHHVWGNHEFYNFSRSDLFRSKLNSSLLADTHLGGTRAGGDIYAYSFTPYPGFTFVVLDAYDVSLLGVSKDSLQYHSALDVIKQHNTHENLNTPPGLFDDLKQRFTKFNGGFSKPQLDWLDSVLSSADKNDEKVTIMSHLPVHPFSTTPMSLAWNFDELLSTIQSHNSVVCFLAGHDHDGGYCLDKSTGVHHLTLKAVIETPPDSNAFGTVSVYKDRMVLKGIGRISDIDILFP, from the exons ATGGAGGACAGTGGTAACCGAGAACCACTTTTTACATTCGGAGTTATAGCTGATATTCAGTACGCTGACATGGACGATGGGTTCAATTTTTTACGGACAAAAAGGAGATACTACCGAAACAGTCTTGGGCTGCTTAGACAGGCCCAGGAGAGCTGGTCTCACTCAGCCACCTGTCCAACGTTCATCGTCCAGATGGGAGACATTATCGACGGCTTTAACAAAAGCCACGGAAATTCTTGCCAAGCACTGGAGCGGGTCTTGGAAGAGTTTAGCCTCAGCGCCATCGAGGTGCACCATGTGTGGGGCAACCATGAGTTCTATAATTTCAGTAGAAGCGATCTGTTTCGTTCCAAGCTTAACAGCTCATTACTAGCCGATACTCACCTCGGTGGAACTCGTGCCGGTGGTGATATCTACGCCTACAGCTTCACTCCCTACCCCGGGTTTACATTTGTCGTGTTGGATGCTTATGATGTGAGTTTGCTTGGTGTATCGAAGGACAGTTTGCAGTACCACAGCGCTTTAGATGTGATCAAACAACACAATACCCACGAGAACCTCAACACCCCTCCAG GGCTATTTGATGATCTAAAGCAGAGATTTACAAAATTCAATGGTGGTTTCAGTAAGCCCCAGCTGGACTGGCTTGATTCTGTTCTGTCCTCAGCCGACAAGAATGACGAGAAAGTAACCATTATGA GTCACCTCCCAGTCCATCCATTCTCCACAACCCCCATGAGCCTGGCCTGGAACTTCGATGAGCTCCTGTCCACAATCCAGTCCCACAATAGTGTGGTCTGTTTCTTAGCAGGACATGATCACGATGGTGGATATTGCTTAGATAAAAGCACAGGAGTTCACCACCTTACCCTGAAAGCAGTTATCGAGACCCCACCAGACAGCAATGCATTTGGAACTGTCTCAGTGTACAAAGACAGGATGGTCCTAAAGGGGATTGGGAGGATTTCAGATATAGACATTTTGTTTCCCTGA
- the LOC144092520 gene encoding myosin heavy chain, skeletal muscle, adult-like, whose translation MDADMAVFGEAAPYLRRPERERIEAQNRVFDAKTAVYVVDPKELFVKGTIQSKEKGQVTVKTDVGKVVTVTDDDVFPMNPPKFDKIEDMAMMTHLNEAAVLYNLKERYAAWMIYTYSGLFCVTVNPYKWLPVYNQEVVVAYRGKKRQEAPPHIFSISDNAYQFMLTDRENQSILITGESGAGKTVNTKRVIQYFATIAASGDKKKDSSSMGKLQGNLEDQIISANPLLEAFGNAKTLRNDNSSRFGKFIRIHFGTTGKLASADIETYLLEKSRVTFQLSAERSYHIFYQIMSNKKPELIEALLITTNPYDFPFLSQGEISVASIDDSEELMATDSAIDTLGFSGDERIGIYKLTGAAMHYGNMKFKQKQREEQAEPDGTEVADKAAYLMGLNSADLLKALCYPRVKVGNEYVTKGQTVQQVYNSIGALAKSVYEKMFLWMVLRINQMLDTKQPRQFFIGVLDIAGFEIFDYNSLEQLCINFTNEKLQQFFNHHMFVLEQEEYKKEGIEWEFIDFGMDLAACIELIEKPMGILSILEEECMFPKASDSTFKNKLYDQHLGKSNNFQKPKPVKGKAEAHFSLVHYAGTVDYSITGWLDKNKDPLNETVVQLFQKASLKLLAFLYSSYSSTDENSAGTKKSAKKKGSSFQTVSALFRENLGKLMTNLKSTHPHFVRCLIPNETKTPGIMEHHLVIHQLRCNGVLEGIRICRKGFPSRILYGDFKQRYKVLNASVIPEGQFIDNKKAAEKLLGSIDVDHTQYRFGHTKVFFKAGLLGLLEEMRDERLASLITITQALCRGFLRRKEIQQMSERRESVYTIQYNIRSFMNVKHWPWMKLYFKIKPILRSAETEKEMAMMKEEFAKCKEDLAKSEAKRKELEAKMVSLVQEKNDLCLQIQTEGETLADAEERCDGLIKNKIMLEAKAKELSERLEDEEEVNAELTAKKRKLEDECCELKRDIDDLELTLAKVEKEKHATENKVKNLTEEMTSLDDTIAKLSKEKSALQHAHQQTLEDLQAEEDKVNSLSKAKIKLEQQVDDLEGSLEQEKKHRMDVERGKRKIEGDFKLAQEAIMDLESEKQILEENLKKKEFELNQHASKILDEQSIAVQSQKKIKELQARIAELEEEIEAEHVARAKVEKQRCELARELEEISERLEEAGGATTAQIEMNKKREMEFQKLRRDLEESTFHHEAIAAALRKKHADSVAELGEHIDNLQRVKQKLEKEKSEYKMEVDDMSGNIEAAVKTKIQYEKLCHSMEDQLNEYKAKHDDESRLITELNTQRAKLQNENGEFSRLLEEKEAVLSQMSRGKLAFTQQIEELKRQLEEETKAKSAMAHALQSARHDCDLLREQFEEEQEAKAELQRAMSKANTEVAQWRTKYETDAIQRNDELEEAKKKLTQRLQDAEEAIEAGNAKCSSLEKTKQRLQGEVEDFMAEVERTNVQAALLDKKQRSFDKILSESRQKFEESQAELESSQRECRTLSTDLFKIKNSYEEALEHLDVLKRENTNLQQEISDLSDQLGENGKVMHELEKTKKHTESEKTNIQTALEEAEASLEHEESKILRIQLELSQMKGEVDRKLAEKDEEMEQMKRNHLRMVDTLQSALDGEVRSKNDAMRIRKKMETDLNELEMHLNHSNRQASEAQKQLKSMQALLKEQSLLLNNTLHSQEELKEQVAMLERRNTLMQAEVEELRAALEQSDRTRKLAEQELADASERAGLLHSQNTSLLNHKKKLDADVSQLQGELEDTIQEARNADEKAKKAITDAAMMAEELKKEQDTSSHLERMKKNMETSVKDLQHRLDEAESLALKGGKKQLQKMEARVRELEGEMETEQRRAADATKGIRKYERRIRELTYQTEEDKKTVLRLQDLVDKLQLKVKVYKRQNEEVEELANVHMAKLRKVQHELEEAQERADIAECQVNKMRSKSREFGRVTEAE comes from the exons ATGGATGCTGATATGGCTGTTTTTGGGGAGGCTGCACCCTACCTGAGGCGGCCTGAACGTGAACGGATTGAGGCCCAAAATCGTGTCTTTGATGCCAAAACCGCTGTGTATGTGGTGGATCCAAAGGAGCTCTTTGTTAAAGGCACGATACAGAGCAAAGAAAAGGGACAAGTGACAGTGAAAACTGATGTTGGGAAG GTTGTTACAGTGACAGATGATGATGTGTTCCCCATGAATCCACCCAAGTTTGATAAAATTGAGGACATGGCCATGATGACCCACCTCAATGAGGCTGCTGTGCTGTACAACCTCAAAGAGCGTTATGCAGCATGGATGATTTAT ACATATTCAGGACTATTCTGTGTTACTGTGAATCCTTACAAATGGCTCCCAGTATATAACCAAGAGGTTGTGGTGGCCTACAGAGGCAAAAAGCGCCAAGAGGCACCACCACATATCTTCTCCATCTCTGACAATGCTTATCAGTTCATGCTCACTG ATAGAGAAAACCAGTCCATCCTTATCAC TGGAGAATCTGGTGCGGGGAAGACTGTCAACACAAAGCGCGTCATTCAGTACTTTGCAACAATTGCAGCCTCtggtgataaaaagaaagacTCCAGCTCCATGGGCAAGTTACAG GGAAACCTGGAAGACCAGATAATCTCTGCTAACCCTCTGCTTGAGGCTTTTGGAAATGCCAAGACTCTCAGAAATGATAACTCTTCACGTTTT GGCAAATTCATAAGAATTCATTTTGGTACAACAGGGAAGTTGGCCTCCGCGGATATCGAAACGT ATTTGTTGGAAAAATCCAGAGTTACGTTCCAGCTGTCAGCAGAGAGGAGCTACCATATTTTTTACCAGATCATGTCCAACAAAAAGCCTGAGCTCATAG AGGCTCTGCTTATTACAACCAACCCGTACGACTTCCCGTTTCTCAGCCAGGGGGAAATCAGTGTAGCAAGCATTGATGATAGTGAGGAGCTGATGGCTACGGAT AGTGCCATTGACACTCTTGGCTTCAGTGGAGATGAACGGATCGGCATTTACAAACTAACAGGTGCTGCGATGCATTACGGGAACATGAAGTTTAAGCAGAAGCAGAGAGAAGAGCAGGCAGAACCAGATGGGACAGAAG TGGCTGACAAAGCAGCTTACCTGATGGGTTTGAACTCTGCAGACCTATTGAAAGCACTGTGTTACCCCAGGGTGAAAGTGGGAAATGAGTATGTAACTAAAGGGCAGACTGTGCAACAG gtctacaattccATCGGTGCATTAGCCAAATCAGTCTACGAGAAGATGTTTCTGTGGATGGTCCTTCGCATCAATCAGATGCTGGACACCAAACAGCCCCGTCAATTCTTTATTGGAGTCTTGGACATTGCTGGCTTTGAGATTTTTGAC taTAACAGTCTGGAGCAGCTCTGTATTAATTTCACTAATGAAAAACTGCAACAGTTTTTCAACCATCACATGTTTGTGTTGGAACAAGAGGAGTATAAGAAAGAGGGCATCGAGTGGGAGTTCATTGACTTTGGGATGGATCTGGCTGCTTGTATCGAGCTCATTGAAAAG CCAATGGGGATCCTTTCTATCCTTGAAGAGGAATGCATGTTCCCTAAGGCCTCAGATAGCACCTTTAAAAACAAGCTGTATGATCAACATCTTGGAAAATCAAACAACTTTCAGAAGCCAAAGCCTGTCAAAGGCAAAGCTGAGGCTCACTTCTCTCTGGTGCATTATGCTGGCACTGTGGATTATAGCATTACGGGTTGGttagacaagaacaaagatccGCTCAATGAAACTGTAGTCCAGCTCTTCCAGAAAGCAAGCCTAAAACTCTTGGCATTTCTGTACAGCAGTTATTCTTCAACAGATG AAAACTCAGCTGGAACAAAGAAGTCTGCCAAAAAGAAGGGTTCATCTTTCCAGACAGTTTCAGCCCTCTTCAGG GAAAACCTTGGGAAGCTCATGACAAATCTCAAGAGTACCCATCCACATTTTGTTAGATGTCTCATTCCAAATGAAACTAAAACTCCAG GAATTATGGAACACCATCTGGTGATACATCAGCTACGATGTAATGGTGTGCTGGAAGGAATAAGGATCTGCAGAAAAGGCTTTCCCAGTCGGATTTTGTATGGGGATTTCaagcaaag ATACAAAGTGTTGAATGCCAGTGTTATCCCAGAAGGACAATTCATTGACAACAAGAAAGCTGCTGAGAAGCTCTTAGGATCTATAGATGTGGATCATACACAGTATAGATTTGGGCATACAAAG GTGTTCTTCAAAGCAGGTCTATTGGGGCTTCTTGAAGAAATGAGGGATGAGCGTCTGGCCTCTCTCATCACCATTACTCAAGCCCTGTGTCGGGGCTTCCTCAGAAGAAAGGAAATCCAGCAAATGTCAGAGAGGAG AGAATCTGTTTATACCATCCAGTACAACATACGCTCCTTCATGAATGTCAAACACTGGCCATGGATGAAACTTTACTTCAAGATCAAACCAATTTTGAGAAGTGCTGAAACAGAGAAAGAAATGGCCATGATGAAGGAAGAATTTGCCAAATGTAAAGAAGATTTAGCTAAATCTGAGGCAAAGAGAAAGGAGCTGGAAGCCAAAATGGTTTCCTTGGTTCAGGAGAAGAATGATTTGTGTCTGCAGATTCAAACA GAAGGTGAGACCCTGGCAGATGCAGAAGAAAGATGTGACGGACTAATCAAGAACAAGATTATGTTAGAGGCAAAAGCCAAAGAACTGAGTGAACGCCtggaagatgaggaggaggtAAATGCTGAACTTACTGCTAAGAAGAGGAAGCTAGAAGACGAATGTTGTGAGCTGAAAAGGGATATTGATGACCTAGAGCTCACCCTGGCAAAAGTTGAGAAGGAAAAGCATGCAACTGAAAACAAG GTAAAAAATTTGACAGAAGAGATGACTTCCCTGGATGATACCATTGCCAAGTTATCCAAAGAAAAGTCAGCCTTGCAGCATGCACATCagcagaccctggaggacctacaagccgaagaagacaaagtcaACTCTCTCAGCAAAGCTAAAATCAAGCTAGAGCAACAAGTTGATGAC CTGGAGGGCTCTCTAGAACAAGAGAAAAAGCACCGCATGGATGTCGAAAGGGGCAAAAGGAAGATTGAAGGAGATTTTAAACTCGCCCAAGAAGCCATTATGGATTTGGAGAGTGAAAAACAAATCTTGGAGGAGAATCTTAAGAA gAAAGAATTTGAATTAAATCAGCATGCATCCAAAATTCTAGATGAGCAGAGTATAGCTGTGCAGTCTCAGAAGAAGATCAAGGAGCTGCAG GCACGTATTGCAGAGTTGGAAGAGGAGATTGAAGCAGAGCACGTTGCCCGAGCCAAGGTGGAGAAACAGCGATGTGAACTTGCAAGAGAGCTTGAGGAGATCAGCGAGAGGTTGGAGGAGGCTGGAGGGGCCACCACAGCTCAGATAGAGATGAATAAAAAGAGAGAAATGGAGTTTCAAAAATTGAGACGGGACCTTGAGGAGTCGACATTCCATCATGAAGCAATTGCTGCCGCCTTGAGGAAGAAACACGCCGACAGTGTGGCTGAGCTAGGGGAGCACATTGACAACCTTCAACGGGTCAAACAAAAGCTGGAGAAAGAGAAGAGCGAGTACAAGATGGAAGTTGATGATATGTCAGGCAACATTGAGGCTGCAGTAAAAACAAAG ATTCAATATGAGAAACTATGTCACTCAATGGAGGATCAACTAAATGAATACAAGGCGAAACATGATGATGAGTCTCGTTTAATCACTGAATTAaacacacaaagagcaaaactcCAAAATGAAAATG GTGAGTTTTCTCGCCTTCTGGAGGAGAAAGAAGCAGTCCTTTCTCAAATGTCTAGGGGCAAACTTGCCTTCACCCAACAAATTGAAGAACTAAAGAGGCAATTGGAGGAGGAAACCAAG gccaaGAGTGCCATGGCCCACGCTCTCCAATCTGCACGTCATGACTGTGATCTACTTAGGGAGCAGTTTGAAGAGGAGCAGGAGGCCAAAGCTGAACTCCAAAGAGCAATGTCTAAAGCCAACACTGAAGTGGCACAATGGAGAACCAAATATGAGACTGATGCAATCCAGCGCAATGATGAGCTGGAAGAGGCAAA GAAAAAGCTCACTCAACGCTTGCAAGATGCAGAAGAAGCCATTGAAGCTGGGAATGCCAAGTGTTCCTCATTGGAGAAGACAAAGCAGAGGCTCCAAGGAGAAGTGGAGGACTTCATGGCTGAAGTGGAAAGAACCAATGTGCAAGCAGCTCTTCTGGATAAAAAGCAGAGAAGCTTTGATAAG ATTTTGTCTGAGTCAAGACAGAAATTTGAAGAAAGTCAGGCAGAGCTCGAAAGTTCGCAGAGGGAATGCCGTACCCTCAGCACAGATCTTTTCAAAATCAAAAACTCCTACGAGGAAGCGCTGGAACACCTTGACGTGCTAAAACGGgaaaatacaaatttacaac AGGAGATCTCTGACCTCTCTGACCAACTTGGCGAGAATGGAAAAGTCATGCATGAGTTGGAGAAGACCAAGAAACATACAGAgtctgaaaagacaaacattcaGACTGCTCTGGAGGAGGCAGAG GCTTCTCTGGAACATGAAGAATCCAAAATTCTTCGTATCCAGCTTGAACTTTCTCAAATGAAGGGGGAGGTCGATCGCAAGCTGGCTGAGAAGGATGAAGAGATGGAGCAAATGAAACGCAACCACCTGCGTATGGTGGACACCTTGCAATCCGCTTTGGATGGTGAAGTGCGGAGCAAGAATGATGCCATGCGAATTAGGAAGAAAATGGAGACTGACCTCAATGAGTTGGAGATGCACTTGAACCACTCCAACCGACAGGCTTCTGAGGCCCAGAAGCAGCTGAAGAGCATGCAAGCCCTCCTCAAA GAGCAAAGCCTTCTCCTGAATAATACACTGCACAGCCAAGAGGAGTTGAAGGAGCAGGTAGCCATGTTAGAACGAAGGAACACTTTGATGCAGGCCGAAGTGGAAGAGTTGAGGGCAGCACTTGAACAATCGGATAGAACCCGCAAATTAGCTGAGCAGGAACTGGCAGATGCCAGTGAAAGAGCTGGGCTTCTGCATTCACAA AACACGAGTCTTCTCAACCATAAGAAAAAATTGGATGCAGATGTCAGCCAGCTGCAGGGTGAGCTGGAGGATACAATCCAAGAGGCTCGCAATGCTGATGAGAAAGCTAAGAAAGCGATCACTGAT GCAGCCATGATGGCTGAGGAACTCAAGAAGGAGCAAGACACCAGCAGCCACCTGGAGAGGATGAAGAAAAACATGGAGACCTCGGTGAAGGACCTGCAGCATCGTCTCGATGAAGCTGAGAGTCTTGCATTGAAGGGAGGCAAAAAGCAACTCCAGAAAATGGAGGCCAGG